From the Amycolatopsis thermoflava N1165 genome, one window contains:
- a CDS encoding aromatic ring-hydroxylating dioxygenase subunit alpha, translating to MLSREDNELVTRTGPGTPAGSLLRAYWQPAALVSEMSTERPVKALRLLGEDLVLYRQGDGWALVSRFCAHRGVDLSYGRLEDGGLRCLYHGWLYGADGRCLEQPAEPEHSRFHEKVRIAAYPCQERNGIIFAYLGGGAPPPFPDYDCFTAPEEYTFAFKGLWECNWLQGVEGGIDPSHVSFLHRFIEEDPRETYGQQFAEEVAGTGKTLSSIVGESYRPDIEVEQAEHGLRVFAVRTLTERLKHVRVTNLVFPNAFVVPFGNDKVFCQWHVPVDDFNHYWFMILYDFRDVTDKETLLRQRMAGVTLPDYRSVRNRDNDWGFDPAEQRSTTYTGMGLDINVHDQWAVESMGPVQDRTVERLGVSDRAVTANRRLLLKAIAAHAAGKPVPGMATDGGTLRGPLAVDTVAPAADWQQHWRDAEAKRRAESPWAVRG from the coding sequence GTGCTCTCGCGTGAAGACAACGAGCTGGTGACCCGCACCGGACCGGGCACGCCGGCGGGGAGCCTGCTGCGCGCCTACTGGCAGCCGGCCGCGCTGGTGTCGGAGATGTCGACGGAGCGGCCGGTGAAGGCGTTGCGGCTGCTCGGCGAGGACCTGGTCCTGTACCGGCAGGGCGACGGCTGGGCGCTGGTGAGCCGGTTCTGCGCGCACCGCGGTGTCGACCTGTCGTACGGGCGGCTGGAGGACGGCGGGCTGCGGTGCCTCTACCACGGCTGGCTCTACGGCGCCGACGGCCGCTGCCTGGAGCAGCCCGCCGAACCGGAGCACAGCCGGTTCCACGAGAAGGTGCGGATCGCGGCGTACCCGTGCCAGGAACGCAACGGCATCATCTTCGCCTACCTCGGTGGCGGCGCCCCGCCGCCGTTCCCGGACTACGACTGCTTCACCGCGCCCGAGGAGTACACGTTCGCGTTCAAGGGCCTGTGGGAGTGCAACTGGCTGCAGGGGGTGGAGGGCGGTATCGACCCCAGCCACGTGTCGTTCTTGCACCGGTTCATCGAGGAGGACCCGCGGGAGACCTACGGGCAGCAGTTCGCCGAGGAGGTCGCGGGCACCGGCAAGACCCTGTCCAGCATCGTCGGTGAAAGCTACCGGCCGGACATCGAGGTGGAGCAGGCCGAGCACGGGTTGCGGGTGTTCGCGGTGCGGACCCTCACCGAGCGGCTCAAGCACGTGCGCGTGACGAACCTGGTGTTCCCCAACGCGTTCGTGGTGCCGTTCGGCAACGACAAGGTGTTCTGCCAGTGGCACGTGCCGGTGGACGACTTCAACCACTACTGGTTCATGATCCTGTACGACTTCCGGGACGTCACCGACAAGGAGACGTTGCTGCGGCAGCGGATGGCGGGTGTGACGCTGCCCGACTACCGGTCGGTGCGCAACCGCGACAACGACTGGGGTTTCGACCCGGCCGAGCAGCGCTCCACCACCTACACCGGGATGGGGCTGGACATCAACGTGCACGACCAGTGGGCGGTGGAGAGCATGGGCCCGGTCCAGGACCGCACGGTGGAGCGGCTGGGCGTGTCGGACCGGGCGGTGACGGCCAACAGGCGGCTGCTGCTCAAGGCGATCGCCGCGCACGCGGCGGGCAAGCCGGTGCCTGGGATGGCCACCGACGGCGGCACCCTGCGCGGTCCGCTCGCGGTGGACACGGTCGCGCCGGCCGCGGACTGGCAGCAGCACTGGCGGGACGCCGAAGCCAAGCGCCGGGCGGAGTCGCCGTGGGCGGTGCGGGGGTGA
- a CDS encoding NAD(P)/FAD-dependent oxidoreductase has product MSGNTEVIVIGGGYAGVMAANRLTQRGDVTVTLVNPRPEFVDRIRLHQLAGGTGPAVVDYRKVLAPGVRLVVDTATRIDATARRVTLAGGDTLGYDYLVYAVGSGSADPGVPGAAEFAHPIASLEEAERVRPLLDAASTVTIVGGGPTGIETAAELAGQGRAVTLVCGGELGPYLHPKGRRSVARRLEKLGVTVLDGPTVTAVTRDAVQLSDGRALLSGVTIWTAGFGVPDLAARSGLTTDALGRLLTDETLTSVDDERIVAAGDSAAPSGLPVRMSCQAAVQVGPQAARTVLARIAGEEPAPVDVGFAGMCISLGRRHGIFQFSTKDDTAKSSFIGGRFGALVKEVICRSIVWQLGYEARHPGKRQWWAKDEKRRERVRNQAPAVTNQAA; this is encoded by the coding sequence ATGAGCGGCAACACCGAAGTGATCGTGATCGGCGGCGGTTACGCCGGAGTCATGGCGGCGAACCGGCTGACGCAGCGCGGCGACGTGACCGTCACCCTGGTCAACCCGCGCCCGGAGTTCGTCGACCGGATCCGACTGCACCAGCTGGCCGGCGGCACCGGCCCGGCGGTCGTGGACTACCGGAAAGTGCTGGCCCCGGGCGTCCGGCTGGTCGTGGACACGGCGACCCGGATCGACGCGACCGCGCGGCGGGTGACGCTGGCCGGCGGCGACACCCTCGGCTACGACTACCTGGTCTACGCCGTGGGCAGCGGCAGCGCCGACCCGGGCGTGCCCGGCGCGGCCGAGTTCGCCCACCCGATCGCCTCGCTGGAAGAAGCCGAGCGCGTGCGGCCGCTGCTCGACGCGGCGTCGACCGTGACGATCGTGGGAGGCGGGCCGACCGGCATCGAAACCGCCGCCGAGCTGGCCGGGCAGGGTCGCGCCGTGACGCTGGTCTGCGGTGGCGAGCTCGGCCCGTACCTGCACCCGAAGGGGCGGCGCTCGGTCGCCCGGCGCCTGGAAAAGCTGGGCGTGACCGTGCTCGACGGGCCCACGGTGACGGCCGTGACGCGCGACGCCGTCCAGCTCAGCGACGGCCGCGCGCTGCTGTCCGGCGTGACCATCTGGACCGCCGGGTTCGGCGTCCCCGACCTCGCCGCCCGCAGCGGCCTGACCACCGACGCGCTGGGCCGCCTGCTCACCGACGAGACCCTGACCAGCGTGGACGACGAGCGCATCGTCGCGGCCGGGGACTCGGCGGCGCCGTCGGGGCTGCCGGTGCGGATGAGCTGCCAGGCCGCCGTCCAGGTCGGTCCGCAGGCCGCGCGGACGGTACTGGCCCGGATCGCGGGCGAGGAGCCCGCGCCGGTCGACGTCGGGTTCGCCGGGATGTGCATCAGCCTGGGCCGCCGGCACGGCATCTTCCAGTTCTCGACGAAGGACGACACCGCGAAGTCGAGCTTCATCGGCGGCAGGTTCGGCGCGCTGGTGAAGGAGGTCATCTGCCGGAGCATCGTGTGGCAGCTGGGCTACGAGGCGCGCCACCCGGGCAAGCGGCAGTGGTGGGCGAAGGACGAGAAGCGCCGCGAACGGGTGCGGAACCAGGCGCCGGCCGTCACGAACCAGGCGGCTTGA
- a CDS encoding primary-amine oxidase encodes MLAPAGAQAPAHPMDPLTPAELAAAVAAIRDSGKVGPGARFWGVTLDEHHARTGADRKARVVVLDPEAHAAHEVDVLLGEPAQAVAWRPLDPRNPGMTSEEARTAAAACRADPEFRAVLAKRGITDMSLVMIDPESIGGFEPPEYAGRRLTWGSVWLKTSPEDNHYARPVQGVVPIIDMERMAVLRVEDHGEVPLAMEPGDFTAAAHPPRTDLKPIDVVQPDGPSFTVHGNEVRWQNWSFRIGFTHREGLVLHDLAFTGRPVVRRAAVNEMYVPYFDTSSTQYRKNFFDWGEYGGGPLTNSLELGCDCLGVIHYFDAAVVGGDGEARVIPNAICMHEEDDGILWKHHDGRRGTTEVRRSRKLIVSSFVTVANYDYGFYWNLHQDGSIDLEIKMTGILSATGIGDDEDPPYARKVGPNVAVTNHQHYFAVRLDMAVDGPRNRLAEVCAEPEPDPALDPYGNAVRTGVRVIRRESEAALTTDASRALHWRVESAERTNRMGEPTAYRLFVDSTARLPVREDSVCARRAPFVGKQLWATAYDPERRFVGGEYPNQAEPGSDGVQVWQREDRSLDGAELVLWATVGSHHFPRPEDWPVMPVAKARLRLEPDGFFDRNPALDVPPPVSCHTSDHCH; translated from the coding sequence ATGCTCGCGCCCGCCGGCGCGCAGGCCCCGGCCCACCCGATGGACCCGCTGACCCCGGCCGAACTGGCCGCCGCCGTCGCCGCGATCCGCGACAGCGGCAAGGTCGGCCCCGGCGCCCGCTTCTGGGGCGTCACGCTGGACGAGCACCACGCCCGCACCGGCGCGGACCGGAAGGCGCGCGTGGTCGTCCTGGACCCGGAGGCGCACGCCGCCCACGAGGTGGACGTCCTGCTCGGCGAGCCCGCGCAGGCCGTCGCGTGGCGGCCGCTGGACCCACGCAACCCCGGCATGACCTCGGAGGAGGCGCGGACCGCGGCCGCCGCCTGCCGCGCGGACCCGGAGTTCCGGGCGGTGCTGGCCAAGCGCGGGATCACCGACATGTCGCTGGTGATGATCGACCCCGAGTCCATCGGCGGGTTCGAACCGCCCGAGTACGCCGGCCGCCGCCTCACCTGGGGCAGCGTGTGGCTCAAGACCTCGCCGGAGGACAACCACTACGCCCGCCCGGTGCAGGGTGTCGTGCCGATCATCGACATGGAGCGCATGGCGGTGCTGCGCGTCGAGGACCACGGCGAGGTCCCGCTCGCCATGGAGCCCGGCGACTTCACCGCCGCCGCGCACCCGCCGCGCACCGACCTCAAGCCGATCGACGTCGTGCAGCCCGACGGACCGAGCTTCACGGTGCATGGCAACGAGGTGCGCTGGCAGAACTGGTCGTTCCGCATCGGTTTCACCCACCGGGAAGGGCTCGTCCTGCACGACCTCGCGTTCACCGGACGGCCGGTGGTGCGCCGGGCGGCGGTCAACGAGATGTACGTGCCCTACTTCGACACCAGCTCCACCCAGTACCGCAAGAACTTCTTCGACTGGGGCGAGTACGGCGGCGGCCCGCTGACCAACTCGCTGGAGCTGGGCTGCGACTGCCTCGGCGTGATCCACTACTTCGACGCCGCGGTGGTCGGCGGCGACGGCGAGGCCCGCGTCATCCCCAACGCCATCTGCATGCACGAGGAGGACGACGGGATCCTCTGGAAGCACCACGACGGCCGCCGCGGCACCACCGAGGTGCGCCGCTCGCGCAAGCTGATCGTGTCCAGCTTCGTCACCGTCGCCAACTACGACTACGGCTTCTACTGGAACCTGCACCAGGACGGCTCGATCGACCTGGAGATCAAGATGACCGGCATCCTGTCGGCCACCGGCATCGGCGACGACGAGGACCCGCCGTACGCCCGCAAGGTCGGGCCGAACGTGGCCGTCACCAACCACCAGCACTACTTCGCGGTGCGGCTCGACATGGCGGTCGACGGGCCGCGCAACCGCCTGGCCGAGGTGTGCGCCGAGCCGGAACCGGACCCGGCGCTCGACCCGTACGGCAACGCGGTCCGCACCGGGGTGCGCGTCATCCGGCGGGAGAGCGAGGCCGCGCTGACCACCGACGCGTCCCGGGCGCTGCACTGGCGGGTGGAGAGCGCCGAGCGCACTAACCGGATGGGGGAGCCGACCGCGTACCGGTTGTTCGTGGACAGCACCGCGCGGTTGCCGGTGCGGGAGGACAGCGTGTGCGCGCGGCGGGCACCGTTCGTCGGCAAGCAGCTGTGGGCCACCGCCTACGACCCGGAGCGCCGGTTCGTCGGCGGCGAGTACCCCAACCAGGCCGAGCCCGGTTCGGACGGGGTGCAGGTGTGGCAGCGCGAGGACCGCTCGCTGGACGGCGCGGAGCTGGTGCTGTGGGCCACGGTCGGCTCGCACCACTTCCCGCGGCCGGAGGACTGGCCGGTCATGCCCGTCGCGAAGGCGCGGCTCCGGCTGGAGCCGGACGGGTTCTTCGACCGCAACCCTGCGCTGGACGTGCCGCCGCCGGTCAGCTGCCACACCTCGGACCACTGCCACTAG
- a CDS encoding cytochrome P450, with product MRLDPLAEHDLFAIHDHYHRLRAASPVVHSPEFGGFWAVLAHREVRQVLSDPALFINSVQNVVPKVRAAGRRPPLHLDPPEHTVYRRALAPLFRSERTAALEPPLRALVGDLVADLVARGRFDACELTYRVPSFTVARWMNIPDAEIGAVRDTADAYNRAFQEGDDDGLRRTSGELYEIARTLVARRRADPLDPAEDPPSALLAARDGGEPLPDELVVGTIRQLLPASMIGASVTIASCIAHLARDTALQEHLRRNPGEIPAAIPELLRLYSPYRGFARTAVRDVELGGQRIRAGEPIALVFTAANRDPAVFPEPDRFHAGRPSGDNIVFGSGPHRCAGAGLGRMEITVTLRELLARTRLFTLDGPIGMTRWPEFGPRSLPLRAVAR from the coding sequence GTGAGGCTCGATCCGCTGGCCGAGCACGACCTGTTCGCCATCCACGACCACTACCACCGGCTGCGGGCGGCCTCGCCGGTCGTGCACAGCCCCGAGTTCGGCGGGTTCTGGGCCGTGCTCGCGCACCGCGAGGTCCGCCAGGTGCTCAGCGATCCCGCGCTGTTCATCAACTCCGTGCAGAACGTGGTGCCGAAGGTGCGCGCCGCGGGCCGCCGCCCGCCGTTGCACCTCGACCCACCGGAGCACACCGTCTACCGGCGGGCGCTGGCGCCGCTGTTCCGCAGTGAGCGCACGGCGGCGCTGGAGCCCCCGCTGCGCGCGCTGGTCGGCGACCTGGTCGCGGACCTCGTCGCGCGCGGCCGGTTCGACGCCTGCGAGCTGACCTACCGGGTGCCCAGCTTCACGGTGGCCCGCTGGATGAACATCCCGGACGCCGAGATCGGCGCGGTCCGGGACACCGCCGACGCCTACAACCGCGCCTTCCAGGAGGGCGACGACGACGGCCTGCGCCGCACCAGCGGCGAGCTGTACGAGATCGCGCGGACGCTCGTCGCGCGGCGGCGGGCGGATCCGCTGGACCCGGCCGAGGACCCGCCGTCGGCCCTGCTCGCGGCGCGGGACGGGGGCGAACCGCTGCCGGACGAGCTGGTCGTCGGCACCATCCGGCAGCTGCTGCCCGCGTCGATGATCGGCGCCAGCGTCACGATCGCGAGCTGCATCGCGCACCTGGCCCGCGACACCGCGCTGCAGGAGCACCTGCGCCGCAACCCGGGCGAGATCCCGGCCGCGATCCCCGAGCTGCTGCGGCTCTACTCGCCGTACCGGGGTTTCGCCCGCACCGCGGTGCGGGACGTCGAGCTGGGCGGGCAGCGGATCCGGGCCGGGGAACCGATCGCGCTGGTGTTCACCGCGGCGAACCGGGACCCGGCCGTGTTCCCGGAGCCCGACCGGTTCCACGCCGGACGGCCCTCCGGCGACAACATCGTCTTCGGCTCGGGCCCGCACCGGTGCGCCGGCGCGGGCCTCGGCAGAATGGAGATCACCGTGACCCTGCGGGAACTGCTCGCCAGGACCCGGCTGTTCACTTTGGACGGTCCGATCGGGATGACGCGCTGGCCGGAGTTCGGCCCGCGGTCGCTGCCGCTGCGGGCGGTCGCCAGATGA
- a CDS encoding gamma-glutamyltransferase codes for MNRVAIAAPHSAAVRAAEGAVEAGGNAVDAALAAAAALTVVYPHQCSLGGDLVALLHLPGGTVRAVLSVGAAGSGADVDALRAQGSRMPGQGPASVTVPGVVAGWEALARHGNLPLGVALGHAARLARDGVPIAPGLAQAIENRRDAVLADPGLRALCTGDTLVQPNLAATLDSLTAESFYRGEIAARLVAFLDGSGLSTVDFAAHEAEITDPLTLDGRWFAAPPPSQGASLLAILSGRGDLVERCRRAVAARDRHLGDPKAGSVDLDALLRADAPLGATTAGRAAGDTVAVTAVGDDGLAVSLIQSVYQSFGAGLCDPATGIVLHNRGSAFSLEPGHPAEIAPGRRPPHTLCPVLGVADGVLLAAGCQGGRAQPQILAQTVPWLLDPATDPAAVLARPRWVVGARDLGYAVETVLAEPGSAPGATGLPVDVVAGLVDEAGHVQVARLAGTRLDAASDPRADGAAVVSGQHEEDES; via the coding sequence GTGAACCGCGTCGCGATCGCCGCGCCGCATTCCGCCGCGGTGCGGGCCGCGGAGGGGGCCGTCGAGGCCGGGGGCAACGCCGTGGACGCCGCGCTGGCCGCGGCTGCCGCGCTGACCGTCGTCTACCCGCACCAGTGCTCGCTCGGCGGCGACCTCGTCGCCCTGCTGCACCTGCCCGGCGGGACGGTGCGCGCGGTGCTGTCGGTCGGCGCCGCCGGATCGGGTGCGGACGTGGATGCGTTGCGTGCTCAGGGCTCCCGCATGCCCGGCCAGGGGCCGGCGAGCGTCACCGTGCCCGGGGTGGTCGCGGGGTGGGAGGCGCTGGCCCGGCACGGGAACCTGCCGCTCGGTGTGGCGCTGGGGCACGCGGCGCGGCTCGCGCGCGACGGGGTGCCGATCGCGCCGGGCCTGGCGCAGGCCATCGAAAACCGGCGGGACGCGGTGCTCGCCGACCCTGGCCTGCGTGCGTTGTGCACCGGGGACACCCTGGTGCAGCCGAACCTCGCCGCGACCTTGGACTCGCTCACCGCGGAGTCATTCTATCGGGGCGAGATCGCCGCCCGGCTGGTCGCGTTCCTCGACGGCAGCGGACTGTCCACGGTGGACTTCGCCGCGCACGAGGCCGAGATCACCGATCCGCTGACGCTCGACGGCCGCTGGTTCGCGGCGCCGCCGCCGAGTCAGGGTGCGAGCCTGCTCGCCATCCTGTCCGGCCGCGGTGACCTGGTCGAGCGGTGCCGTCGCGCGGTCGCCGCCCGCGACCGGCACCTGGGCGACCCGAAGGCCGGATCGGTCGACCTCGACGCCCTGTTGCGCGCCGACGCCCCGTTGGGGGCGACGACCGCGGGCCGGGCGGCGGGGGACACCGTCGCGGTCACGGCGGTCGGGGACGACGGGCTGGCGGTGTCGCTGATCCAGAGCGTCTACCAGTCCTTCGGTGCGGGCCTCTGCGATCCGGCGACCGGGATCGTCCTGCACAACCGCGGTTCCGCGTTCAGCCTGGAACCCGGTCATCCCGCCGAGATCGCGCCGGGCCGCCGCCCGCCGCACACGCTCTGCCCGGTGCTGGGCGTCGCCGACGGCGTCCTGCTCGCCGCCGGGTGCCAGGGCGGCCGCGCGCAGCCCCAGATCCTCGCCCAGACCGTGCCCTGGCTGCTGGACCCGGCCACCGACCCGGCCGCGGTGCTGGCGCGCCCGCGGTGGGTGGTCGGCGCCCGCGACCTGGGCTACGCGGTCGAAACCGTGCTCGCCGAGCCCGGTTCCGCGCCAGGCGCGACCGGACTGCCGGTCGACGTGGTCGCCGGACTCGTCGACGAGGCGGGGCACGTGCAGGTGGCGCGCCTGGCGGGCACGCGGCTCGACGCCGCATCCGATCCACGGGCCGACGGCGCCGCCGTCGTGTCCGGACAGCACGAGGAGGACGAATCGTGA
- a CDS encoding cyclase family protein, translated as MYLDPEKAIDISVPIHPGMLHWGRRPEIEVVESRSAGQPSNVSRWRIGAHTGTHIDAPAHFVDGGPTVDQADLTALFGPARVLDLTFVRHSITAADLTKAGLGDEGRVLLKTTNSATVLRSPWKSPHWVGLAPDGAQLLIEAGVKMAAIDYLSIEDTDHTTHWETHQLLCGAGVLILEVADLLHTDPGVYYQVSQPIPLQGAEAAPAPTLLFPVDS; from the coding sequence GTGTACCTCGATCCTGAGAAGGCCATCGACATTTCCGTGCCGATCCACCCGGGCATGCTGCACTGGGGACGCCGCCCCGAAATCGAGGTCGTCGAATCCCGGTCGGCGGGCCAGCCCTCCAACGTCAGCCGCTGGCGGATCGGCGCCCACACCGGCACGCACATCGACGCGCCCGCGCACTTCGTCGACGGTGGCCCGACGGTAGACCAGGCCGACCTCACCGCGCTGTTCGGCCCGGCCCGCGTGCTGGACCTGACTTTCGTGCGCCACTCGATCACCGCCGCCGACCTGACCAAGGCCGGCCTCGGCGACGAAGGCCGCGTGCTGCTCAAGACCACCAATTCGGCGACCGTGCTGCGCTCGCCGTGGAAATCGCCGCATTGGGTCGGCCTCGCGCCCGATGGCGCGCAGTTGCTCATCGAGGCGGGGGTGAAGATGGCCGCGATCGACTACCTTTCGATCGAGGACACCGACCACACCACGCACTGGGAAACCCACCAGTTGCTGTGCGGCGCGGGCGTGCTGATCCTGGAGGTCGCCGATCTGCTGCACACCGACCCCGGCGTCTACTACCAGGTTTCGCAGCCGATCCCGTTGCAGGGCGCGGAAGCCGCACCGGCGCCGACGCTGCTGTTCCCGGTGGACTCGTGA
- a CDS encoding cytochrome P450 has product MSEPVPARPDEHDFDPLAPETFTSAHEQYREMRSRCPVARSATYGGFWALFRHEDVRAVLADSDTFTTSVQNVVPKFAFTGRRPPLHLDPPEHTDYRRVINRFFTRGKMAELEPAVRAHARKLLTGLVARGEADVAAEYARVFPAHVFAEFFHLPVELAERIEQISAEYVRAIQVVDDEEVKRGSRVLYGIAADVIEQRRAAPLDDDLTTALLAARPGGEPFPDEMVLGCVRQLLVTGMVAPSVFIGTMLAHLASDKDLQAMLRAAPSRIPAAVEEYLRLYTPYRGMSRTPTRDVVIGGRLIRKDEPIALVYTSANRDETVFPDGENFVLDRPNLREAIPFGAGIHACPGAPLARMMLVLTLDELLAATWDFSVAGEILMARWAEWGTRSVPLAFTARE; this is encoded by the coding sequence ATGAGCGAACCGGTTCCCGCGCGCCCGGACGAGCACGACTTCGACCCGCTCGCGCCCGAGACCTTCACCAGCGCCCACGAGCAGTACCGGGAGATGCGCTCCCGCTGCCCGGTCGCCCGCAGCGCCACCTACGGCGGGTTCTGGGCGCTGTTCCGGCACGAAGACGTGCGGGCCGTGCTGGCCGACAGCGACACGTTCACCACCAGCGTTCAGAACGTGGTGCCGAAGTTCGCGTTCACCGGGCGGCGCCCGCCGCTGCACCTCGACCCACCCGAGCACACCGACTACCGCCGCGTGATCAACCGGTTCTTCACCCGCGGGAAGATGGCCGAGCTGGAACCCGCCGTGCGCGCGCACGCCCGGAAACTGCTGACCGGGCTGGTCGCGCGTGGCGAAGCCGATGTGGCGGCCGAGTACGCACGTGTGTTCCCCGCGCACGTGTTCGCCGAGTTCTTCCACCTGCCCGTCGAACTGGCCGAGCGGATCGAGCAGATCAGCGCCGAGTACGTGCGCGCGATCCAGGTGGTGGACGACGAGGAGGTCAAGCGCGGCAGCCGGGTGCTCTACGGCATCGCGGCGGACGTGATCGAGCAGCGCCGGGCGGCTCCGCTCGACGACGACCTGACCACCGCGCTGCTCGCGGCGCGGCCGGGCGGAGAGCCGTTCCCGGACGAGATGGTGCTCGGCTGCGTGCGGCAGCTCCTGGTCACCGGGATGGTGGCGCCGAGCGTGTTCATCGGCACGATGCTGGCGCACCTGGCGTCGGACAAGGACCTGCAGGCGATGCTGCGGGCGGCGCCGTCGCGGATCCCGGCCGCCGTCGAGGAGTACCTCCGGCTCTACACCCCCTACCGCGGCATGTCGCGCACGCCGACGCGGGACGTGGTCATCGGCGGGCGGCTCATCCGCAAGGACGAGCCGATCGCGCTCGTCTACACCTCCGCGAACCGGGACGAGACGGTGTTCCCGGACGGCGAGAACTTCGTGCTGGACCGCCCGAACCTGCGCGAGGCGATCCCGTTCGGGGCCGGGATCCACGCCTGTCCCGGCGCGCCGCTGGCCCGCATGATGCTGGTGCTCACGCTCGACGAACTCCTCGCCGCCACCTGGGACTTCTCGGTCGCGGGCGAGATCCTGATGGCCCGCTGGGCGGAGTGGGGCACCCGGTCGGTGCCGCTGGCGTTCACCGCGCGGGAGTGA
- a CDS encoding glutamine synthetase family protein: MRARSVDERPVSEGGGGARPILDADRGGFVERHALWGDAEYAAAAQVRRVMDEQGIELVRLSFCDQHGSLRGKTLTRDAVWPAMRDGCTAPSSLVLKDTSGKSVFPVFTPGAGIGVDGLAFAGDVVLVPDPATFRILPWAPRTGWMLCDLVFPDGAAVPLSTRELCRRTLADLAGHGYELNVGVELEFHVFRAVADDRSPSRPGQPGEPPRTAPLTRGAQLLHEEGLDEVDEVVQFLSDGLTALDLPLRSIELEFGPNQLEVTLAPRTALAAADAVVLCRSAIRQLCKRNGYHATFMCRPIGADTASAGWHLHQSLVAGGVNAFVPSQPGEVLSDVGRHYLAGLLDHAAAAAVFTTPTINGYKRYQPYSLAPDRIVWGVDNKGAMVRAVPAGGATRLENRSGEPAANPYLYVASQVVSGMSGMAGRSEPGPPTTTPYTADAPGLPTSLMEALDALERDPVFAKAWGPQVIDWYTRIKRAEADRYLAEVSQWEQREYFGLF, translated from the coding sequence GTGAGGGCCCGGTCGGTCGACGAGCGGCCGGTGTCGGAGGGCGGCGGGGGAGCCCGTCCGATCCTCGACGCGGACCGCGGCGGTTTCGTGGAGCGGCACGCCCTGTGGGGTGACGCCGAGTACGCCGCGGCGGCCCAGGTGCGCCGCGTGATGGACGAGCAGGGCATCGAACTGGTGCGGCTGTCCTTTTGCGACCAGCACGGTTCGTTGCGGGGCAAGACGCTGACGAGGGACGCGGTATGGCCGGCAATGCGTGACGGTTGTACCGCGCCGTCGTCGCTCGTGCTGAAGGACACCTCGGGCAAGTCGGTGTTCCCGGTGTTCACGCCGGGCGCCGGGATCGGGGTCGACGGGCTGGCGTTCGCCGGTGACGTGGTCCTGGTGCCGGACCCGGCGACGTTCCGCATCCTGCCGTGGGCGCCGCGCACCGGCTGGATGCTGTGCGATCTGGTGTTCCCGGACGGCGCCGCGGTGCCATTGTCCACACGGGAGCTGTGCCGGCGCACGCTGGCGGATCTCGCGGGTCACGGGTACGAGCTGAACGTCGGGGTGGAGCTGGAGTTCCACGTGTTCCGCGCCGTCGCCGACGACCGTTCGCCGTCGCGGCCGGGGCAGCCCGGCGAGCCGCCCCGGACAGCCCCACTGACCCGCGGCGCGCAACTGCTGCACGAGGAGGGGCTGGACGAGGTCGACGAGGTGGTGCAGTTCCTGTCCGACGGGCTCACCGCGCTGGACCTGCCGCTGCGGTCGATCGAGCTGGAGTTCGGGCCCAACCAGCTGGAGGTGACACTCGCGCCGCGGACCGCTCTGGCCGCCGCGGACGCGGTGGTGTTGTGCCGCAGCGCGATCCGCCAGCTGTGCAAGCGGAACGGTTACCACGCGACGTTCATGTGCCGCCCGATCGGGGCCGACACGGCGTCGGCGGGCTGGCACCTGCACCAGTCGCTGGTGGCGGGCGGGGTGAACGCCTTCGTGCCGTCCCAGCCGGGCGAGGTCCTGTCCGACGTGGGACGGCACTACCTGGCCGGCTTACTCGACCACGCGGCGGCGGCCGCCGTGTTCACCACGCCGACGATCAACGGTTACAAGCGGTACCAGCCGTACTCGCTCGCGCCGGACCGGATCGTGTGGGGCGTGGACAACAAGGGTGCGATGGTGCGAGCGGTCCCCGCCGGAGGTGCGACCAGGCTGGAGAACCGGTCCGGGGAGCCCGCCGCCAACCCGTACCTGTACGTGGCGTCGCAGGTCGTCAGCGGCATGTCCGGAATGGCAGGGCGATCAGAGCCGGGCCCGCCCACGACCACCCCGTACACCGCCGACGCCCCCGGCCTGCCGACCAGCCTGATGGAAGCACTGGACGCACTGGAGCGCGACCCGGTGTTCGCCAAGGCCTGGGGACCCCAGGTAATCGACTGGTACACCAGGATCAAGCGGGCAGAGGCAGACCGATACCTCGCGGAAGTTTCGCAGTGGGAGCAACGCGAATACTTCGGCCTGTTCTGA